One Rubripirellula reticaptiva genomic region harbors:
- a CDS encoding FG-GAP-like repeat-containing protein, with translation MPIPKCLIRSAVGFGLWLGVIGCSTSTVPTPDKDSAAAKVKTPTIEKSESVAPPLGDQPPSIDVLIQSAEEALAAGQWDKARESLRRGLLIQPDSSRLRFLSAQAEANDGNLDEAIAILASIDNSDPDFGIASLGQAAQWLASAGRATEARNMYEKTLELAPDVDFLRHQYAAFLNFVGWRYRARDVLEPLVKSGQANTAELRSLLDVSNSFAATQATSTSGTANREGPLSESLGRLSHRQPRIAIEILQAMLKQGLMDRESTTDAAIAAGFAELQQFDEMAQWLDDSSPDVTNNPMYWRTIGDQRFFDGRADEAVACYLKSIDGDCTNPIVYERLTAAMLRLGDDPSARRIDGHRELLLSISQVAEAIVTQTPSDDSLAVELADKLEQAGQPDQAAAWLSWFRTEYPELVNSAAFDREILRLRSIDANTIETQRFVGISPKAYPEPSAIKLPTNDGSATKESLANTDKRPFVRQPTLATFVDVAESTGLVHEYKNANPKRLYNFRIFEGLGGGIAAFDFDRDGRVDFYCSQAGCEPPLGLSSESNQLYRNLDGHFRNATEIASLVDRNYTQCVTTGDINQDGFDDVLVGNLGFNRMLINQGDGTFRDISESVGWTNPDTAHCTMGLAIADITGDAIADVVEVNYVNSPLMYEPSPVGPDGGLVKIPGPLHFPAEVDRLWIQTHDGKFEPMNLGETATSAGHARAAEFGDSANPGLGMIISNFDDDPANEIFVANDARPNQLWKQQQSAKQLSADDNELSFEDIAVARGCAVSSRGEACACMGVAWADFDRNGSPDMIITNWFDEWLNFYLGDSSGNFRDVAPRFGLDKLSENLLGFGCQAIDFDNDATVDVFVANGHIDNVAGAKTALAMPAQLIQNLGDRFLLAEQSAETFWQQNHVGRAAITADHNRDGQMDIAVVDLLAPVALLENQTQTNNHWIQFVIVGVESERGAIGTRIEVSQGTEKQVAVTATGDGYQGRSEAVVPFGLGSSEAPVGVKVIWPSGVESYLPSLRPDTRYLIVEGQSEPWADHLR, from the coding sequence TACTGATCCAATCGGCGGAAGAAGCTTTGGCCGCCGGCCAGTGGGACAAGGCCAGAGAATCGCTGCGGCGCGGACTACTGATCCAACCGGACAGTTCGCGGCTACGATTCTTGTCTGCTCAAGCCGAGGCGAACGACGGAAACCTTGACGAAGCGATCGCGATTCTGGCTTCGATTGACAATAGCGATCCCGATTTTGGCATCGCCTCCCTGGGGCAAGCGGCACAGTGGTTGGCATCTGCAGGACGCGCGACCGAAGCCAGAAACATGTACGAAAAAACGCTCGAGTTAGCACCCGATGTCGACTTCCTGCGTCACCAGTACGCTGCGTTCCTGAACTTTGTCGGCTGGCGATACCGTGCCCGCGACGTGCTCGAGCCGCTTGTGAAGTCCGGGCAAGCTAACACGGCCGAACTTCGGTCTCTTTTGGACGTTTCGAATTCGTTTGCCGCGACCCAGGCGACTAGCACGAGCGGAACCGCCAACCGCGAGGGGCCGCTCAGCGAATCACTCGGACGGCTAAGCCATCGCCAGCCTCGGATCGCCATTGAGATTCTGCAAGCGATGTTGAAGCAAGGGTTGATGGATCGCGAATCGACAACCGACGCGGCAATCGCAGCCGGGTTTGCCGAGCTTCAACAGTTTGACGAAATGGCACAATGGCTCGACGACTCGTCACCGGACGTCACCAACAATCCGATGTACTGGCGAACGATCGGCGACCAGCGTTTCTTTGACGGCCGCGCTGACGAGGCCGTTGCGTGCTATCTGAAATCGATCGATGGCGACTGTACCAACCCGATTGTCTACGAACGCCTGACGGCCGCAATGCTGCGACTGGGCGACGATCCGTCCGCGCGACGCATCGACGGACATCGCGAATTGTTGCTGTCGATTTCACAAGTTGCCGAAGCGATCGTGACTCAAACACCAAGCGACGACAGCCTTGCCGTTGAATTGGCGGACAAGTTGGAACAAGCAGGCCAACCAGACCAGGCGGCCGCTTGGTTGTCGTGGTTTCGCACTGAGTATCCCGAGTTGGTGAATTCGGCTGCGTTCGATCGCGAGATCCTGCGGTTGAGGAGTATCGATGCCAACACTATCGAGACGCAGCGGTTTGTCGGAATCTCGCCGAAGGCCTATCCAGAACCGTCGGCGATCAAGCTACCTACAAACGATGGCTCTGCAACGAAAGAGTCTTTGGCAAATACCGACAAACGTCCATTCGTTCGGCAACCAACGCTCGCCACCTTCGTCGATGTTGCTGAAAGCACCGGTTTAGTTCATGAGTATAAGAACGCCAATCCAAAACGCCTCTACAACTTCCGCATCTTCGAAGGCTTGGGTGGCGGCATCGCAGCGTTTGACTTTGACCGCGACGGACGCGTCGATTTCTATTGCAGCCAGGCCGGTTGCGAGCCGCCGTTAGGTCTTAGCAGCGAGTCCAATCAACTCTACCGAAACCTTGACGGACACTTCCGCAATGCCACCGAAATCGCCTCACTCGTCGACCGAAACTACACCCAGTGCGTAACGACGGGCGACATCAACCAAGACGGTTTTGATGACGTGCTTGTTGGAAATTTGGGTTTCAATCGCATGTTGATCAACCAAGGTGACGGCACCTTTCGCGACATCAGCGAGTCGGTTGGCTGGACAAACCCCGATACGGCCCATTGCACGATGGGGCTAGCAATCGCGGACATCACAGGCGATGCGATTGCCGATGTAGTCGAAGTCAACTACGTCAATTCGCCGTTGATGTACGAACCGTCGCCAGTCGGGCCTGATGGTGGGCTCGTTAAAATACCAGGGCCACTGCACTTTCCCGCCGAGGTGGACCGTCTTTGGATTCAAACACACGATGGCAAGTTTGAGCCAATGAATTTGGGCGAGACCGCTACGTCGGCCGGCCACGCACGAGCGGCCGAGTTTGGTGACTCTGCGAATCCAGGACTGGGAATGATCATCAGCAACTTTGACGACGATCCAGCCAATGAAATTTTCGTCGCCAATGACGCGCGGCCCAACCAATTGTGGAAGCAGCAGCAATCGGCGAAGCAGCTAAGTGCTGACGACAACGAGTTGTCCTTCGAAGACATCGCCGTTGCCCGCGGTTGTGCCGTCAGTTCGCGAGGCGAGGCGTGTGCCTGCATGGGTGTGGCGTGGGCCGACTTTGATCGCAACGGATCGCCAGACATGATCATCACCAATTGGTTCGACGAATGGCTGAATTTCTACCTGGGTGACTCAAGCGGCAACTTTCGTGATGTCGCACCGCGATTCGGCTTAGACAAACTAAGCGAAAACTTACTCGGGTTTGGTTGCCAGGCAATCGACTTTGACAACGACGCGACCGTTGATGTCTTTGTCGCCAATGGTCATATCGACAACGTCGCGGGCGCTAAAACTGCGTTGGCGATGCCTGCTCAATTGATCCAAAACCTTGGTGATCGATTCTTGTTAGCCGAGCAGTCGGCCGAAACGTTTTGGCAGCAAAACCATGTGGGACGGGCTGCGATCACCGCCGACCACAATCGCGACGGACAAATGGACATCGCGGTGGTCGACCTGCTGGCGCCGGTCGCCTTGTTAGAAAACCAAACACAAACCAACAACCACTGGATCCAGTTCGTGATTGTCGGCGTCGAAAGCGAACGTGGGGCGATCGGCACACGAATCGAAGTGTCGCAGGGAACCGAAAAACAAGTTGCCGTCACGGCAACCGGCGACGGGTACCAGGGACGCAGCGAGGCCGTTGTACCGTTCGGCCTTGGCTCGTCCGAGGCGCCGGTTGGAGTCAAGGTTATATGGCCGTCGGGAGTGGAAAGTTATTTGCCAAGCTTGCGCCCCGACACGCGATACTTGATCGTCGAAGGGCAATCCGAACCATGGGCCGACCACCTACGCTGA
- a CDS encoding DUF1559 domain-containing protein — MVQTARRRSHGGFTLVELLVVIAIIGVLVGLLLPAVQAAREAARRMSCSNNFKQIGLGLHNYHSAFNQLPAQCAGPHVAGLAYTSDSVLAANNKLSFLVGLTPFLEQQAIWEQISNPGGIGLALNGNLTGLFPAMGPSPDTDPGANNTGGRNYTPWFNELPTLRCPSDPGVGLPAQGRTNYAACLGDAIDKTHEGAGVQQANGVWPLNATTAEQARAACRGVFIPYQNTKFRDILDGLSNTLACAEIATNLGDRDVRTDPVVNTGVRNRSGQAGELGNLLACDVSIDPLRPNFWVSTVDTLSINAAGTETWRSRSARGYMWAYGGPVTTGFNTMRPPNKATCLGWRGLRETGALPPSSYHQGGCHVLFADGAVKFLTDSIEAGNQSSQPVKLGNVAPAPVPGAQSPYGLWGALGTRASKETISEEL; from the coding sequence ATGGTTCAAACTGCGCGCCGCCGTTCGCACGGCGGTTTTACCCTGGTCGAGCTACTAGTGGTCATCGCCATCATTGGCGTCTTGGTTGGTCTCCTGTTGCCTGCGGTTCAGGCCGCTCGTGAAGCTGCACGCCGCATGAGCTGCAGTAACAATTTCAAGCAAATCGGGCTTGGTCTTCACAACTACCACTCGGCATTCAACCAGCTTCCTGCGCAATGTGCTGGCCCGCACGTCGCTGGTCTTGCCTACACTTCTGATAGCGTCTTGGCTGCCAACAACAAGCTTAGCTTTTTGGTTGGCTTGACCCCGTTCCTTGAACAACAAGCCATTTGGGAACAAATCTCGAATCCCGGCGGCATTGGCTTGGCGTTAAACGGAAACCTCACTGGCTTGTTCCCAGCAATGGGACCGTCGCCCGACACCGACCCAGGTGCGAACAACACCGGTGGCCGCAACTACACGCCTTGGTTCAACGAGCTGCCAACGCTTCGCTGCCCAAGCGACCCAGGCGTCGGTCTGCCGGCCCAAGGTCGTACGAACTACGCCGCCTGTCTTGGTGATGCAATCGACAAGACTCACGAAGGTGCCGGCGTTCAGCAAGCAAACGGCGTTTGGCCACTCAACGCGACCACTGCTGAACAAGCTCGTGCTGCTTGCCGTGGTGTGTTCATCCCCTACCAAAACACCAAGTTCCGCGACATCCTTGACGGACTGTCGAACACGTTGGCCTGTGCCGAAATCGCAACCAACTTGGGTGACCGAGACGTTCGAACCGACCCTGTTGTGAACACCGGTGTTCGCAACCGAAGCGGACAAGCTGGTGAACTAGGAAACCTGCTCGCCTGTGACGTCAGCATCGACCCGCTGCGTCCAAATTTCTGGGTCTCGACCGTCGACACTCTTTCGATCAACGCCGCCGGAACCGAAACTTGGCGTTCACGTAGCGCTCGCGGTTACATGTGGGCCTATGGTGGTCCAGTAACAACCGGCTTCAACACAATGCGTCCACCAAACAAAGCAACTTGCTTGGGATGGCGTGGACTGCGTGAAACGGGTGCTTTGCCACCATCAAGCTATCACCAAGGTGGCTGCCACGTTTTGTTCGCTGACGGTGCTGTCAAGTTCCTGACCGACTCGATCGAAGCAGGCAACCAAAGCTCACAACCGGTCAAGTTGGGCAACGTTGCACCAGCTCCTGTACCTGGTGCTCAAAGCCCCTACGGCTTGTGGGGTGCTTTGGGTACTCGAGCAAGCAAAGAAACGATCTCAGAAGAACTATAG
- a CDS encoding PEP-CTERM sorting domain-containing protein: protein MLIAAGFLMNTPEPAQAEVIFDFNFTDALGVGFNANGQTGSDRRQGLTNAGNYLAGFFKNYTATINMDVNGSETGPNTLASAGSNFSASVATNGFVSSGDVRTKILGGDAADPSPALADGTVNWNFANFQWEPFDDFQPGELDLFSTAVHELLHAVGFASSIGQDGSSGFSDPIGAPTAWTTFDQFVADSTGALIDGTFALDTARWNAASVGGAGPVDGLLFNGPNAVLANGGNPVPLYSPATWLGGSSGSHLDTDFFNGTNGNALKMMNHEGAVASGLDTRVISAIEVGILRDIGYTNISAVPEPGSLAFVLASGVAVFVRRRRKA, encoded by the coding sequence ATGCTGATTGCCGCTGGGTTTCTGATGAATACGCCGGAACCGGCGCAAGCTGAAGTCATTTTTGACTTCAACTTCACTGATGCTTTGGGCGTGGGATTCAACGCGAATGGACAGACGGGCAGCGATCGTCGCCAGGGGCTGACCAATGCGGGGAACTATCTAGCCGGTTTTTTCAAAAACTACACCGCAACCATCAACATGGACGTCAACGGCAGCGAAACAGGGCCGAATACACTCGCCTCGGCGGGCTCGAACTTTAGCGCGTCGGTTGCTACCAACGGATTCGTCTCGTCTGGCGATGTTAGGACCAAGATTCTTGGTGGTGATGCAGCGGACCCATCGCCAGCGTTGGCCGACGGAACGGTCAATTGGAACTTTGCCAACTTTCAGTGGGAGCCGTTTGATGATTTTCAGCCCGGCGAGTTGGACTTGTTTTCGACAGCCGTCCACGAATTGCTGCACGCCGTCGGCTTTGCGTCCAGCATCGGGCAAGACGGCAGCAGTGGGTTCAGCGATCCTATCGGCGCACCAACCGCTTGGACAACGTTTGATCAATTTGTTGCCGACTCCACGGGCGCGTTGATCGATGGAACGTTTGCACTGGACACTGCCCGTTGGAACGCTGCGTCGGTAGGCGGCGCAGGGCCCGTTGACGGGCTGTTGTTCAACGGCCCCAACGCTGTACTGGCTAACGGTGGAAACCCGGTGCCGCTTTATTCGCCAGCGACGTGGTTGGGCGGATCGTCGGGCTCGCACCTTGATACGGATTTCTTCAACGGTACCAATGGCAATGCGTTGAAAATGATGAATCACGAGGGCGCCGTTGCTTCGGGCTTAGATACTCGTGTGATCAGTGCCATCGAAGTCGGCATCCTTAGGGACATCGGATACACGAATATCAGTGCGGTTCCTGAACCCGGTTCACTGGCATTTGTTCTGGCAAGCGGCGTTGCGGTGTTTGTCCGTCGTCGTCGCAAGGCGTAA